A window of Pusillimonas sp. T7-7 contains these coding sequences:
- a CDS encoding TonB-dependent siderophore receptor yields the protein MSAGTVPDHRESNCLIPKESFEGAFRKSMFASAVMGGALAINPAFAQNTATTLDPVTVQGQASDYKTPDVISSPKFTAPLLDTPRTINVISEQLIEDRGATSLQDVLRTTPGVTLGSGEGGTPVGDRPFIRGYEASTDIFVDGLRDYSRGSHETFNLESIEVIKGPSSAYTGRGGTGGSINLQTKTPKPDDFFEVSAGYGNADQWRTTADGNIAFSDTGAFRLNMMKMGGDVPGRDGVTVDRWGIAPSIAFGLGTPTRVTLSYSHIENNDMPDLGIPFKNDANPGRTTPPNVDRDNFYGRHNVDFRENVFDMATAQLEHDISSNVTVRNTTRYGKTLNHYLMTRPSFDNCDAGDGAPCSTEGPGVQFTRSDRARWRSSETLINQTDLFGSFNTGTLKHNFAAGIEFSKEDIYSKSMSGLPGSDRDSLYNPNPGRYYNYNITRGPKESAGNIKTSSIYALDTIDLNEQFSVNLGLRYDSFKVDDTEDSRKDNFLNYQLGLVYKPAPNGSIYLSYATSSNPSGENLGQAGGADGAASGAAVRDLEPEKSRSWELGTKWDFLNDRLSFTAALFETKKTDARTTDPLTGDVTLAGNNRVRGIELGLTGSITPQWDIWAGYTYLDPKTLEYQNGRNNYDGNQMKFIAKQSATLWTTYKVHPQFTVGGGVSYLGERYVDDANTMTLPSHVRYDAMARYDINKQFALQLNVNNISDTELYDASHVGIFANVGAGRSYMLTATYRYD from the coding sequence ATGTCAGCAGGAACGGTGCCAGACCATCGGGAATCCAATTGCCTGATTCCAAAAGAGTCCTTCGAAGGCGCATTTCGCAAGTCCATGTTTGCATCAGCGGTGATGGGCGGAGCCTTGGCCATCAACCCCGCTTTCGCGCAGAATACCGCGACCACACTGGACCCGGTGACGGTTCAGGGCCAGGCCAGCGACTATAAAACTCCCGACGTCATCAGCTCTCCCAAATTTACAGCTCCCCTGCTGGACACACCCCGCACGATCAACGTCATTTCGGAACAACTCATTGAGGACCGTGGCGCAACTTCGCTGCAAGACGTCCTGAGGACCACGCCGGGCGTTACCCTGGGCTCGGGCGAAGGCGGCACGCCAGTGGGGGACCGTCCGTTCATTCGTGGCTACGAAGCCAGTACCGACATCTTCGTTGATGGCCTGCGCGACTATAGCCGCGGCTCCCACGAAACCTTCAACCTGGAATCCATCGAAGTCATCAAGGGCCCCAGCTCGGCCTATACCGGCCGTGGCGGCACCGGCGGCAGCATCAACCTGCAAACCAAAACTCCAAAACCCGACGACTTCTTCGAGGTATCGGCCGGTTACGGCAACGCGGATCAATGGCGCACCACCGCCGACGGCAACATCGCCTTTTCCGATACGGGCGCCTTCCGCCTGAACATGATGAAAATGGGTGGCGACGTACCTGGCCGAGACGGCGTTACCGTAGATCGCTGGGGTATTGCGCCTTCAATAGCATTTGGGCTGGGCACGCCAACGCGGGTCACACTGAGCTACTCGCATATCGAAAATAACGACATGCCCGACCTGGGCATACCTTTCAAAAACGATGCCAACCCCGGCCGCACAACGCCACCCAATGTCGACCGCGACAATTTCTATGGCCGCCACAACGTGGATTTCCGGGAAAACGTCTTCGACATGGCCACCGCGCAACTGGAACACGACATCAGCAGCAACGTTACCGTGCGCAATACCACCCGCTACGGCAAAACGCTCAATCACTACCTGATGACCCGCCCATCATTCGATAACTGCGATGCAGGTGACGGCGCACCTTGCAGCACCGAAGGGCCCGGCGTACAGTTCACCCGCAGCGATCGTGCGCGCTGGCGCAGCTCTGAAACCCTGATCAATCAAACCGATCTGTTCGGCAGTTTCAACACCGGTACGCTCAAACATAACTTTGCAGCGGGCATCGAGTTCAGCAAGGAAGACATCTATTCGAAATCCATGTCGGGTCTGCCCGGCAGCGATAGAGATAGCCTGTACAACCCGAATCCTGGCCGATACTACAACTACAACATTACGCGCGGCCCCAAGGAAAGCGCGGGCAATATCAAAACATCCTCCATCTACGCGCTCGACACCATAGACTTGAACGAACAATTCTCGGTCAATCTGGGCTTGCGCTACGACAGCTTCAAAGTCGACGACACCGAAGACTCACGCAAAGACAACTTTCTGAACTATCAATTGGGCTTGGTCTACAAGCCGGCGCCCAACGGCAGCATTTATCTGTCGTACGCAACATCGTCCAACCCTAGCGGTGAAAACCTGGGCCAGGCCGGGGGTGCGGACGGCGCAGCCAGCGGCGCGGCGGTGCGCGACCTGGAACCTGAAAAAAGCCGAAGTTGGGAACTGGGCACCAAGTGGGACTTCCTGAATGACCGCCTGTCGTTCACCGCCGCCTTGTTCGAGACCAAGAAAACCGATGCACGCACCACCGACCCCCTTACCGGAGACGTGACGCTGGCCGGGAACAACCGGGTGCGAGGCATAGAACTGGGCCTGACAGGCTCCATTACCCCGCAATGGGACATCTGGGCAGGCTATACCTATCTTGATCCCAAAACGCTTGAATACCAGAACGGGCGAAACAACTACGATGGCAATCAGATGAAGTTCATTGCCAAGCAAAGCGCCACGCTATGGACCACCTACAAAGTCCACCCGCAGTTTACCGTGGGCGGTGGTGTTTCCTACCTGGGCGAGCGCTATGTTGACGACGCCAACACCATGACCCTGCCGTCCCATGTACGCTACGATGCCATGGCGCGTTACGACATCAACAAACAGTTCGCACTGCAGTTGAACGTCAACAACATCTCCGACACCGAGTTGTACGACGCTTCGCACGTAGGAATTTTCGCCAACGTGGGCGCCGGGCGCTCTTACATGCTGACGGCTACCTACCGTTACGACTAA
- a CDS encoding response regulator transcription factor — MDRDSAYYSAYSILVVEDDAALAGNVLTALTLEGFLVDAAYDGNMAIHALAERKFDLLVLDIGLPGKDGYQVLTHLRETLRSEVPVILLTARGSLEDKKTGFTVGADDYLTKPFALEELVYRIKALLRRADSTPGFWVELSHGALRMSIRNQQVWIDGREVHLPKKGMLILELLLTHPGRLISRESLERALWRDEVPNSDALRSQVHILRRTLAAHGYTGIETVSGSGWRLSDTK, encoded by the coding sequence ATGGATAGAGATAGCGCTTATTACTCTGCGTATTCCATTTTGGTGGTCGAGGACGATGCAGCATTGGCGGGCAATGTACTGACGGCGCTGACTCTGGAAGGATTCCTGGTGGATGCCGCCTATGATGGCAATATGGCGATTCATGCGCTGGCCGAAAGGAAATTCGATCTGTTGGTGCTCGACATCGGCCTGCCGGGAAAAGATGGCTATCAGGTACTGACTCATCTGCGTGAAACACTGCGGTCCGAGGTTCCTGTTATTCTTCTTACTGCAAGGGGGAGCCTGGAAGATAAGAAAACCGGATTTACCGTGGGGGCGGACGACTATCTGACCAAGCCGTTTGCGCTGGAAGAGCTGGTTTATCGGATCAAGGCTTTGCTGCGCCGCGCTGACAGCACTCCGGGATTTTGGGTTGAGCTCAGTCATGGGGCGCTGCGTATGTCTATACGCAATCAGCAGGTCTGGATAGATGGCAGAGAAGTGCATCTTCCCAAGAAAGGCATGCTGATACTCGAGCTGCTGTTAACGCATCCGGGGCGTTTGATCAGCCGCGAGAGTCTGGAGCGCGCGTTGTGGAGAGACGAAGTTCCGAACTCGGACGCCTTGCGCAGCCAGGTGCATATTCTTAGGCGCACGCTTGCCGCTCATGGATATACAGGCATAGAAACAGTCAGTGGCAGCGGATGGCGCTTAAGTGATACGAAATAG
- a CDS encoding HAMP domain-containing sensor histidine kinase, with translation MIDHLVEAEALRLQTKKSQEGDNWEPAFERQLGPNMHAWGESDAAPSAVMPAVLRTLPLGLSHLHAQGEVWHVMVVEARDGRLYVTYDAQDAQALSGKFGWALLAIAAFFMVLSYLCARLLARWAVQPIQAVTAHLTRWAPGRPRMLGLASNEGAQLTEAFNRMQDRIDQALADQKEFSSNFNHEIRKPLSLIRTDAELGKLEVMPTDKVVLRFERIMRSIDEMTESLEATYYLAQSEHGQTELTSICDCVNDVFVSTESEAASRGLILHNRVDKQHAEELNRHMLMTVIRNIVRNAIAHAAPGTLEIASAGHGLVFSDDGPGVSQVDAPHLFDRYYSTRRFDVTPGEERAPRQGEVGLGLAIAKRVCLVQGWGLEIAGNSKKGKGLTLVLSFGPQA, from the coding sequence ATGATCGATCACCTTGTGGAAGCTGAAGCCCTGAGGCTACAAACCAAGAAATCACAAGAAGGCGACAACTGGGAGCCGGCTTTCGAACGACAGCTGGGGCCCAATATGCACGCCTGGGGCGAGAGCGATGCGGCGCCTTCCGCTGTGATGCCTGCTGTATTGCGCACACTGCCTCTGGGCCTGAGTCACCTACACGCACAGGGCGAGGTGTGGCATGTCATGGTCGTGGAAGCCCGGGATGGTCGGCTGTACGTGACATACGATGCCCAAGACGCCCAGGCGCTGTCGGGAAAATTCGGCTGGGCCTTGCTGGCTATCGCCGCCTTTTTCATGGTCCTGTCTTATCTGTGCGCTCGTCTGCTTGCTAGATGGGCTGTGCAACCCATACAGGCGGTTACGGCGCATTTGACGCGCTGGGCGCCAGGGCGTCCGCGCATGCTTGGCCTGGCATCAAATGAAGGTGCGCAACTCACCGAAGCCTTCAATAGAATGCAGGATCGCATCGATCAGGCCTTGGCCGATCAGAAGGAGTTTTCTTCCAACTTCAATCACGAGATCAGGAAGCCGCTTTCGCTGATAAGAACGGACGCTGAACTAGGCAAGCTCGAGGTGATGCCGACAGATAAGGTTGTTTTGCGATTTGAGCGCATCATGCGCTCGATCGATGAAATGACTGAAAGCCTGGAGGCCACCTATTACCTGGCCCAGTCGGAACATGGTCAAACCGAACTGACGTCCATATGCGACTGCGTCAATGATGTGTTTGTCAGTACGGAGTCCGAAGCGGCGTCCAGGGGGCTGATTCTGCATAATCGAGTAGACAAGCAGCACGCCGAAGAGCTGAATCGCCATATGCTGATGACGGTCATCAGGAATATAGTTCGTAATGCGATTGCGCATGCCGCGCCCGGCACGTTGGAAATTGCTTCTGCCGGCCATGGCCTTGTGTTCAGCGACGACGGCCCTGGCGTTAGTCAAGTCGACGCTCCACACTTGTTCGACAGGTACTACAGTACGCGTCGATTCGATGTGACTCCTGGTGAAGAGCGAGCGCCCCGCCAGGGGGAGGTGGGGCTGGGCCTTGCCATTGCAAAGCGCGTCTGCCTTGTGCAGGGGTGGGGGCTGGAAATCGCCGGCAACTCAAAAAAAGGGAAGGGCTTGACTCTGGTTTTGTCGTTTGGGCCGCAAGCCTAG
- a CDS encoding NADPH-dependent FMN reductase, protein MSKEHYTVGIIVGSNRSASINRALAQGIAKLNAPTLRFQDIRIDDLPVYNGDLEAARPDVVNRFTAAVAAVDAVLFVTPEHNRSIPAVLKSAIDWGSKPADKNVWRDKPVAISGASPGAIGTAVGQQHLRQVMGILGATVLGGEAYISLKPGQLDEDGTIADASLRDFLQAYIDRFAVLVGKLAG, encoded by the coding sequence ATGAGCAAAGAACACTACACCGTCGGCATAATCGTTGGCAGCAATCGCAGTGCATCCATCAACCGTGCGTTGGCGCAAGGGATCGCAAAGCTGAATGCGCCCACATTGCGCTTTCAAGACATCCGCATCGACGACCTGCCCGTGTACAACGGCGACCTTGAGGCGGCAAGACCTGATGTTGTCAATCGTTTCACCGCTGCTGTGGCAGCCGTGGATGCAGTGCTGTTCGTGACGCCTGAACATAACCGTTCCATCCCCGCAGTCCTGAAAAGCGCCATCGACTGGGGTTCGAAGCCCGCCGACAAGAATGTCTGGCGCGACAAGCCTGTTGCAATCAGTGGTGCTTCACCGGGCGCCATCGGCACGGCAGTGGGCCAGCAGCATCTACGTCAGGTCATGGGTATTCTGGGCGCCACGGTGCTGGGAGGCGAAGCTTATATTTCGCTCAAACCGGGACAGCTCGACGAAGACGGCACGATAGCGGACGCCTCTTTGCGTGACTTTTTGCAGGCCTATATTGATCGCTTCGCCGTGCTGGTGGGCAAATTGGCGGGGTAG
- a CDS encoding DMT family transporter: MPTSQGTPLWLAAAPALFLLLWSFGFIFLKLGLAYADPFTFLALRYACVVAILAIPCLWLRPPLPATPQVWMHLSIVGLLVQAGYFSFAYLSLKQGVSAGALAIITAQQPLLVGLLAPAIASERVGAIRWAGLLMGVVGAGIVIFAKSAVEVASTAGLLYGVLALLCMTGGTLWEKRYGTEVHPISANMIQYTVGLAVAAPLAFLLEPMQVQWTIGLFASLAYLVVGNSIIAISLLLAMVRRGEASRVSALFCLVPPTTALLAFPILGEAIPVLAWPGMVLAVAGIYLVMRKS; the protein is encoded by the coding sequence ATGCCGACTTCACAGGGAACGCCGCTGTGGCTTGCGGCTGCACCCGCGCTCTTCCTGTTGCTATGGTCCTTCGGCTTCATCTTCCTGAAACTGGGGCTGGCCTACGCCGACCCATTTACATTTTTAGCGCTGCGCTACGCCTGCGTCGTGGCGATTCTTGCCATCCCCTGCCTGTGGCTTCGTCCTCCGTTGCCGGCCACGCCCCAAGTCTGGATGCATCTGTCGATTGTGGGGCTGCTGGTGCAGGCTGGCTACTTCTCATTTGCCTATCTGAGCTTGAAACAAGGCGTATCGGCTGGCGCCCTGGCCATCATCACCGCCCAGCAACCTTTGTTGGTGGGTCTGCTTGCTCCCGCCATCGCGTCTGAACGCGTCGGCGCCATACGCTGGGCCGGATTGTTGATGGGCGTCGTGGGTGCGGGCATCGTCATTTTTGCCAAGTCTGCGGTAGAAGTCGCCTCGACAGCCGGGTTGCTGTACGGCGTGCTGGCCCTGCTTTGCATGACGGGAGGCACTTTATGGGAAAAACGCTACGGCACCGAGGTGCACCCCATCTCGGCGAATATGATTCAGTACACCGTCGGGCTGGCCGTTGCCGCACCCCTGGCTTTTTTGCTGGAACCCATGCAGGTGCAATGGACCATAGGCCTGTTTGCTTCCCTGGCCTATCTGGTCGTAGGCAATTCCATCATTGCCATTTCCTTGCTGCTGGCCATGGTCCGGCGCGGCGAGGCATCGCGTGTTTCCGCCCTATTCTGCCTGGTGCCGCCCACCACCGCCCTGCTTGCCTTTCCCATACTGGGCGAGGCCATTCCCGTGCTGGCCTGGCCAGGCATGGTGCTGGCCGTTGCGGGCATTTACCTGGTCATGCGCAAATCCTGA
- a CDS encoding DUF2214 family protein, whose product MSSLFAFLHHFAAFALVAALAVEFTLTREHLTVSLARKLVFADMIFGAMAGAVLIIGLLRVFYFEKGAAFYFSNIPFLLKLALFVLIGILSIQPTKEFLSWRSEIKAGRAPAPSPQKMQQLRRTIKLELIALAALILCAALMARGVGSLA is encoded by the coding sequence TTGAGCTCATTATTTGCTTTCCTGCACCACTTTGCCGCTTTTGCCCTGGTCGCCGCCCTGGCGGTCGAGTTTACGTTAACGCGTGAGCACCTGACCGTCTCCCTGGCCCGCAAGCTGGTGTTTGCCGATATGATTTTTGGCGCAATGGCGGGCGCCGTGCTGATCATTGGCCTGCTGCGCGTTTTCTATTTTGAGAAAGGCGCTGCGTTTTACTTCAGCAACATTCCTTTCCTGCTGAAACTGGCTCTGTTCGTACTTATCGGCATACTGTCCATACAGCCAACCAAAGAATTCCTGTCGTGGCGATCCGAAATCAAAGCCGGCCGGGCGCCTGCCCCCTCACCCCAAAAAATGCAACAGTTGCGCCGCACTATCAAGCTCGAACTGATCGCCCTGGCGGCACTGATTCTCTGTGCGGCGCTCATGGCGCGCGGCGTGGGCAGCCTGGCTTGA
- a CDS encoding MFS transporter, whose translation MASTQPRAESVPVSSSPRSRVATILLGFSLMLIAFNLRPLFASLSVLLPDVLQQTGLSSAGAGYLTTLPVLCLGVFAPLAPKIAERIGPERTLLLVLLVLMAGTALRGVGNMPALFLGSALAGAAIATGNVLLPSVVKRDFSGQAALMTGLYTMALCGGAASAAALTLPIAHVFDGSWRVGLAVWAVPAALVALIWAPQALRMRSVSGRTRRPASSLWRDPLAWHVTFFMGLQSALAYCVMGWMAPILRARGLDGIEAGLVASVSIMVQVVTCLLVPALALRFKDQKWINVSLGMVAAIGLLGMLYAPLSTVWGWAVFQGIGQGGLFAMAMMVIVLRSPDSHVAARLSGMAQGVGYVLAAFGPLLVGLLHSLTGSYDASGWLFMVLGLLVALNGWGAGRALLVQDLPL comes from the coding sequence ATGGCATCCACACAACCCCGCGCCGAAAGCGTCCCTGTCTCATCGTCGCCTCGTAGCCGAGTGGCGACGATATTGTTGGGTTTCAGCCTGATGCTGATCGCTTTCAATTTGCGGCCCCTGTTTGCCAGCCTGTCTGTGTTATTGCCCGATGTGCTGCAACAAACCGGCTTGTCATCCGCCGGCGCTGGCTATCTGACGACATTGCCGGTGCTGTGCCTGGGTGTTTTTGCGCCTTTGGCGCCAAAAATAGCGGAAAGAATCGGGCCGGAACGCACGCTGCTGCTTGTGTTGCTGGTGCTGATGGCGGGAACGGCGCTGCGTGGGGTGGGGAATATGCCAGCGCTGTTTCTGGGCTCAGCCTTGGCGGGGGCGGCGATCGCCACGGGCAATGTCTTGCTGCCCAGCGTGGTCAAGCGTGATTTTTCCGGCCAAGCCGCCCTGATGACGGGCCTCTACACCATGGCCTTGTGTGGCGGTGCTGCTTCGGCGGCAGCCTTGACGCTGCCTATAGCGCATGTTTTCGATGGTTCCTGGCGGGTGGGCCTGGCGGTTTGGGCGGTACCCGCCGCGCTGGTGGCATTGATCTGGGCGCCGCAAGCTCTGCGGATGCGCTCAGTGTCCGGGCGAACACGACGTCCGGCAAGCAGTTTGTGGCGTGATCCGCTGGCCTGGCATGTAACCTTTTTTATGGGCCTGCAGTCTGCCCTGGCGTATTGCGTGATGGGCTGGATGGCGCCCATCCTGCGGGCTCGTGGCCTGGATGGCATCGAGGCGGGACTGGTTGCATCGGTATCCATCATGGTGCAGGTTGTGACGTGTCTGCTGGTGCCTGCCCTGGCATTGCGATTCAAAGATCAGAAATGGATTAATGTGAGCCTGGGCATGGTCGCCGCCATCGGGCTTCTAGGCATGCTGTACGCCCCCTTATCCACCGTCTGGGGATGGGCGGTATTCCAGGGTATAGGGCAGGGCGGCTTGTTCGCCATGGCCATGATGGTCATTGTGCTGCGATCGCCCGATTCGCACGTGGCGGCGCGTTTGTCCGGCATGGCCCAGGGGGTCGGCTATGTGCTGGCGGCATTTGGCCCCTTGCTGGTCGGGCTGCTGCACAGCCTGACGGGCAGCTACGATGCAAGCGGGTGGTTGTTCATGGTGCTGGGGCTATTGGTTGCCTTGAACGGCTGGGGCGCCGGCCGGGCCTTGTTGGTGCAGGACTTGCCCCTGTAA
- the ahpC gene encoding alkyl hydroperoxide reductase subunit C, which yields MSLINTKIKPFKATAYHNGKFVDVSDESVAGKWSVFVFYPADFTFVCPTELEDLAEQYAEFQKHGVEIYSVSTDTHFSHKAWHDTSDAIGKVTYPMIADPTHVLAKNFEVLIEEEGVALRGTFVVNPEGEIKVMEVHDNGIGRVASELLRKVKAAQYIAAHPGEVCPAKWEEGAKTLTPSLDLVGKI from the coding sequence ATGTCCCTGATCAACACCAAAATCAAACCATTTAAAGCAACCGCATACCACAATGGCAAGTTCGTTGACGTCAGCGACGAATCCGTAGCGGGAAAATGGTCGGTTTTCGTTTTCTACCCTGCCGACTTTACATTCGTGTGCCCAACCGAACTGGAAGACTTGGCCGAGCAATACGCTGAATTCCAGAAGCACGGCGTCGAAATCTACAGCGTTTCGACCGATACGCATTTCTCGCACAAAGCATGGCACGACACTTCCGATGCTATCGGCAAAGTGACTTACCCCATGATCGCCGACCCCACCCATGTTCTGGCCAAGAACTTCGAAGTTCTGATTGAAGAAGAAGGCGTGGCTCTGCGCGGTACTTTCGTGGTCAACCCAGAAGGCGAAATCAAGGTCATGGAAGTCCACGACAACGGTATTGGCCGCGTTGCGTCCGAACTGCTGCGCAAGGTCAAGGCCGCTCAATACATCGCCGCTCATCCCGGTGAAGTTTGCCCCGCCAAATGGGAAGAAGGCGCCAAGACCCTGACTCCTTCGCTCGACCTGGTCGGCAAAATCTAA
- the ahpF gene encoding alkyl hydroperoxide reductase subunit F, with protein MLDANLKTQLKSYMEMVSQPIEIVACLDDGAKSRELRELLQEIEGMSDKISLTERNDSDERKPSFTINRSGTDISVRFAGIPMGHEFTSLVLALLQVGGHAIKLDESVIEQIRNLDGDFKFETYFSLSCQNCPDVVQALNVMSIINPRIQHVAIDGALFQDEVDARQIMSVPTMFLNGEVFGQGRSSVEEILARLDTGAAARRAEEISAKEAYDVLIVGGGPAGAAAAVYAARKGIRTGIVAERFGGQVLDTMAIENFISVKETEGPKFAAALEQHVKDYDVDIMNLQKAQALVPGKGLTEVRLADGGVVKGKTVILATGARWREINVPGEREYRNNGVAYCPHCDGPLFKGKRVAVIGGGNSGVEAAIDLAGLVAHVTLIEFGDALRADAVLQRKLRSLSNVTVIMSAQTTEIHGDGKKVNGLSYKDRTTGETLKVELEGVFVQIGLVPNTEWLKDTLALSRHGEIEIDAKGKTSLPGVFAAGDCTTVPYKQIVISAGDGAKAALSAFDHLIRTSVSDVDETETVLETVSA; from the coding sequence ATGTTGGATGCAAATCTTAAAACCCAGTTGAAATCCTATATGGAAATGGTCTCGCAACCCATCGAGATCGTGGCGTGCCTGGACGATGGCGCCAAGTCCCGTGAATTGCGTGAACTGCTCCAGGAAATCGAAGGGATGTCGGACAAGATTTCGCTGACCGAACGTAACGACAGCGACGAGCGCAAGCCATCGTTCACCATCAACCGCAGCGGCACCGACATCAGTGTGCGCTTTGCGGGCATCCCCATGGGTCACGAATTTACATCGCTGGTGCTGGCATTGCTGCAAGTTGGCGGCCATGCCATCAAGCTGGACGAGTCCGTGATCGAACAAATTCGCAATCTTGATGGCGACTTCAAGTTTGAAACCTATTTTTCCTTGTCCTGCCAGAACTGCCCTGACGTGGTTCAGGCACTGAACGTCATGTCCATCATCAACCCGCGTATTCAGCACGTGGCCATCGATGGCGCCTTGTTCCAGGACGAAGTCGACGCGCGACAAATCATGTCTGTGCCGACCATGTTCCTGAATGGCGAAGTGTTCGGGCAAGGCCGCTCCAGCGTCGAGGAAATCCTGGCCAGGCTGGATACTGGCGCCGCAGCACGCCGGGCTGAAGAAATCAGCGCCAAGGAAGCCTACGATGTACTGATTGTCGGTGGCGGTCCCGCCGGCGCGGCGGCAGCCGTTTATGCCGCTCGCAAGGGCATACGCACAGGTATCGTGGCTGAACGTTTTGGCGGGCAGGTGCTCGACACCATGGCCATCGAAAACTTCATTTCGGTGAAAGAAACTGAAGGGCCCAAGTTCGCGGCAGCGCTGGAGCAGCACGTCAAGGATTACGACGTTGACATCATGAACCTGCAAAAGGCCCAGGCGCTGGTGCCTGGCAAGGGCTTGACCGAAGTCCGTCTGGCCGATGGCGGTGTCGTGAAAGGCAAGACTGTCATTCTGGCAACCGGCGCGCGCTGGCGCGAAATCAACGTGCCCGGCGAGCGCGAATACCGCAACAACGGTGTGGCCTACTGCCCGCACTGCGATGGTCCTTTGTTCAAGGGCAAGCGTGTGGCAGTTATTGGCGGTGGCAACTCCGGTGTTGAAGCGGCCATTGATCTGGCCGGCCTGGTCGCGCATGTAACGCTTATTGAGTTTGGCGATGCCTTGCGTGCCGATGCCGTGTTGCAGCGCAAGCTGCGCAGCCTGTCCAACGTGACCGTCATCATGTCGGCCCAAACCACCGAAATCCATGGCGATGGCAAGAAGGTCAATGGTCTGTCTTATAAAGACCGGACCACTGGCGAAACGCTTAAAGTCGAACTGGAGGGTGTTTTCGTCCAGATCGGTCTGGTGCCCAATACCGAATGGCTGAAAGACACGCTGGCCTTGTCGCGTCATGGTGAAATCGAAATCGACGCCAAGGGGAAGACCTCCTTGCCCGGCGTATTTGCCGCCGGCGATTGCACCACCGTGCCTTACAAGCAGATCGTGATTTCGGCTGGCGACGGCGCCAAGGCGGCGCTCAGTGCCTTTGATCATCTGATACGCACTTCGGTGTCGGATGTTGACGAAACCGAGACAGTTCTTGAAACCGTGTCAGCCTGA
- a CDS encoding diaminopimelate dehydrogenase: MDEKIRIGIVGYGNLGRGVEHAIAQNPDMALVGVFSRRDPASVQTLKGVPVHPLANIGDFKNDIDVLILCGGSKNDLPEQGPALAALFNTVDSYDTHAKIPEYFDAVNKSAESGDNIALISVGWDPGLFSLNRLFGEAVLPQGATYTFWGKGLSQGHSDAVRRVAGVKAAVQYTIPAADAVEQVRSGSLPSLSTRQKHTRECFVVLESGADAVQVEQAIVTMPDYFADYDTSVNFISEAELKRDHAAMPHGGFVIRSGKTGQGSTQVIEYSLKLESNPEFTSSVLVAYARAVFRLSGQGQTGARTVFDVAPGLLSPKTPAELRKELL, encoded by the coding sequence ATGGATGAAAAAATCAGAATTGGAATCGTCGGTTACGGAAACCTCGGGCGTGGCGTGGAACATGCCATTGCACAAAATCCCGACATGGCGCTGGTGGGTGTTTTCAGCCGCCGTGATCCAGCCAGTGTGCAAACCTTGAAGGGTGTTCCGGTCCATCCGCTGGCGAATATTGGTGATTTCAAGAACGATATCGATGTCCTGATTTTGTGCGGCGGTTCCAAGAACGACTTGCCCGAGCAGGGGCCTGCTCTGGCTGCGCTGTTCAATACGGTAGACAGCTACGATACCCACGCCAAAATTCCTGAATATTTCGATGCGGTCAATAAATCTGCCGAGTCGGGCGACAACATTGCACTGATTTCGGTAGGCTGGGATCCGGGCCTGTTTTCATTGAACCGTTTGTTTGGCGAAGCGGTGCTGCCGCAGGGCGCTACCTATACCTTTTGGGGCAAGGGGCTGAGCCAGGGGCATTCCGATGCCGTGCGCCGGGTAGCGGGGGTCAAGGCGGCTGTGCAATACACCATACCTGCGGCCGATGCCGTCGAGCAGGTGCGCAGCGGGTCACTGCCCAGCCTGTCGACGCGTCAGAAGCATACGCGTGAATGCTTTGTTGTTCTTGAATCAGGTGCGGATGCGGTCCAGGTCGAGCAGGCTATTGTGACCATGCCGGATTACTTTGCCGACTACGATACCAGCGTCAACTTCATCAGCGAAGCAGAACTGAAGCGTGATCATGCGGCCATGCCTCACGGCGGCTTCGTGATCCGCAGCGGTAAAACCGGCCAGGGTTCAACCCAGGTCATTGAGTATTCGCTGAAACTGGAAAGCAATCCGGAGTTCACCTCCAGTGTGTTGGTGGCGTATGCCCGTGCGGTGTTCCGGCTGAGTGGTCAGGGGCAGACTGGCGCCAGAACCGTGTTTGACGTGGCTCCTGGCCTGCTGTCACCGAAAACGCCGGCGGAGTTACGCAAAGAGCTGCTTTAA